GTTGAGATCGCTCTCTGTAATAACATAAACATTTCTTTCCAGTTTTTGCGAAAGTTCATGAACTGATTCCGCGAGTTCCCGCAAAAAATGTTTTGCGCTGAAATCGAAAATCCCGTGTATTGCGTCGATCCTGAGGGCGTCGATATGATATCGTGAGATCCAGTGCAGCGCATTGCCGATGAAATAATACCGCACTTCATCGCTGTATGGTCCGTCAAAGTTTATCGCGTCTCCCCAGGGTGTCCTGTATCGGTTGGTGAAATATGGCCCAAAATCGCCGAGATAATTTCCCTCAGGCCCCAGATGGTTGTAAACAACGTCAAGGATGACAGCAATACCCGCCTTATGGCATTCGTTGACAAACAGTTTAAGACCATCGGGCCCACCGTAAGAATTCTGTGGCGCAAAAGGATATGTCCCGTCATATCCCCAGTTCCTTTCACCGGGAAATTGCGCAACCGGCATCAGTTCTATCGCAGTGATGCCGAGATCCGTCAGATAGGGCAGCCGGGGGATTATCGCTTCGAAGGTACCGTCGTGCGTGAAGGTGCCGACGTGCAGTTCGTATATTAAGTAATCCGTGAGTGGTATACCCTTCCAGTGAGAGTCCTCCCAGGCGAATGACCCGTGGTCAACTACCTGGGATGGGCCATGGACACCTTGCGGTTGAAAATGAGACACTGGATCGGGCCTGTCGAGTTCATCGTTGAGTCTATAAAAATAGAGCGTCCCGGGGAATGTATCTTCCGCAAGTGCATTCCAGTATCCTTTTGAATCTTTTTCCATCGGTATTAATCGTACCCCGGTACCGGCTATCTTTACGGAGACCTCATGCGCAAAAGGGGCCCAGACAGTAAAGCCGCTTTTACCTTGCCCATGGTAATGAGAACCGATCATGTTATGGCGCCATAGGATCTCTTCACTTAAATCTTGTTTTTACGTTATCCAATGTAACCTTTAGATCTTCCCAGACCTTTTCAATACCAGCCGCGATATCTTCCCACGCCCCTCCGCCTTTATTCTTCAGTTCCTCTAACCTTTTTGCGGCTGTCTCCTTTTTTTGATTCAGTGTCTCGATCTGCTTGGCATACTCGATCCTGGTATCGGCTTTAACCTTTTCTGTTTTCGCAATAAGCGCGTCGATCTGAGAGTTCCATTCCTTCAATTGCGCTGCGAGCTTCTCGATGTAAATTTCCCTTTTATCCATCTGTCACCTCCTGATCATTAATTGGTTATAACATTATACATGAAAGCGTAACGGAAAAACAAATCCCATAGCCGTAGCGTAAGGGACAGTGAATAGTATATAGTATATCGTATATAGCGAACCGGTTTCTTTTGCCTCTTGCTATCTACTATCTACCATTCACTATTCACTGGTTTTATTGCTATCGACTGCCTCTATACTATCGACTATTCACTGCCTTTATGCTATTCACTGCCTCTACGCGGTTTTAAGGTTTTTAATAGTAGATCCATCCTGGAAGGACAGGACATTGAAGTCCGTTTTAGCGGCCATGGGGTATACAATACAGTTTGTGCCTATCTTTGCTTCATCGGGGATCTCTGCCCATTTTCCGATGAGGGTTATGCCGGAATTGAGCTGTTCCGGGAATTCAGTATTCACATTTTCAGGATTGCCGATACCGAGGGCGCAATTCCTGCCGATCACCACGCGCTTATCAATGATACAACGGTTAACGGAGGCGCCCGATTTTATAACGGTATCGTGCATTATGACGGAGTCTTTGATAAATGCACCTTTTTCCACGATCACGCCCGGAGAGAGTGCCGAATGCTGGACCCGACCCCTGATAACACAACCTGGTGAAACGGCAGAATTTAATACTTCGGCCTCAGCAGTAATACGGATAGGTGGACGGTCGTAAGAGGGGCCTTCAGAGATAATATTTGTCTTTGTTCTCCATGCTTCAGGATTAAGGTGCGATCGTGAATCCAGGAGGTCCATATTGGCATCCCAGTAAGCCTGGATGGTGCCCACGTCCTTCCAGTAACCTTTGAAAGGGTATGCATATACATTCCCTTCACGCATGGCCTTCGGGATGATGTGATGTCCGAAATCCGCCTTGCTTGTTTTTTTCAGCATTGCAACAAGATAGTCTTTATCGAAGACGTATATCCCCATGGATGCAAGGGTTGATCGTGCCTGCTTTGGTTTTTCCTCCCAGTTGATAATCCTGTGTTTGCCGTCAATAATACCGATGCCGAAATTGTGGGTTTCTTCCTTCGGGACCTGGATCATGCCTATTGTTACCTTTGCGTTATGATCGCGATGGAATTCGACCAGAGGGCTGTAGTCCATTGCGTAGATGTGATCGCCGGAGAGGATCAGCACATTGCTGTAATCCCTGGCGGAGGTGATAAAATCAAGGTTCTGCCTCACGGCATCTGCCGTTCCTTTATACCAATCCCAGTCTTGTTCACCCGTCTTGGGCGGCAGGATCTTTATACTCCTCGTACGGCCTGACAGATCCCACGCAGAACCGTCACCTATATGATCCATCAGGGAAAGGGGCTTGTATTGCGTAAGAACGGCGACCCTGGTGAGACCTGAATTCGCTATATTGCTCAATGTAAAGTCGATAATCCGGTATATGCCTCCAAAGGGAACTGCTGGTTTTGCCCTGAGGCGTACCAGGATATTTAACCTGCTGCCGACACCGCCGGCCAGAAGAATAGTAAGGGTTTTCCTCATTGTATGATGTCCCCCGGTTTATAGTGACCCCCGGTGAAATGCCCGGGGCCGAGGTTTGGGAACACCGTTACACCGTGAGATATCGCAATATCTTCCGGTATGTCCGTACCGCGTCCGATAATGCAGAGTTTACCGGCATGGGTGTCACCTACGCTCACGTTTCTTCCTGTACGGACCTCATCGTCGGCGATTGTCCTCATGATTTTAGCGTTCCTTCCTATCTTTGTGTCGAAAAAAAGTATTGAATCTTTCACCACCGCACCATCATCGATCTCAACGCCGGGGAAAAGTATTGAGTTTATTACCGTACCCTTTATACGGCACCCTGAGTAAAGGAGTGAGTTTTTTATTATTGCAGAGGACCCTATGAATGCAGGCTGCCTGTCCTGAATGTCCCGGTGGGCCAGGTTTGTAACCACGGCCCAGGAATCTATAGCTAACTTCGGGTTGTTCCCCAGCAGGTCCATGCTCGTCTCCCAGTATTCCTGGGGTGTGCGTGTATATCCCCAATACCCGGAATGCTTGAAGCCGTAAACCTTATACTGCTTCAGAAGGGCAGGAATAATGTCTCTGCCGAATTCGTGAGAGCTTGCCCGTGAGTTTACTTCGAGGGCCTCAATGAGGATCTCGGGCCTGAAAACATATATGGTAAGGGATGCCCAGTCAAAGGCAGGCTGGTCGGGTTTTTCTACATATTTCAGCAGCCTTCCGCCGCGGGCGTCTTCTTCCTGAATCAAGCCGAGGCCAAACCGGTGGGCGCCTTCGCGGGGGACCTTCGTGAAGGCTACGGTGAGATCGGCTCTTTTTTCGCGGTGAAATTCAATTATATCCCGGTAGTCCATCCTGTATACGTGGTCTCCGGATAGTATGAGAATAAGATCAGGTTTATTGCGCCTTATAAAATCGAGGTTCTGGTAAACGGCATCAGCAGTCCCCTTATACCAATCAGACTCGCCCATCCCTGTGAAAGGGGGCAGGATTGTTGCAAAGCGTTTTCTCCCCACCATGCCCCAGGGTGCTCCGTTTGAAATGTGCTCCATCAGATGAAACGGTCTGTATTGGGAGAGAATCCCCACGCGTCCTATGCCGGAACGCATGAGATTGCTCATGGGAAAGTCAATAATCCGGTAAAGCCCGCCAAAAGGTAAGATGGACTTGGGCCTGAAAAAGGTGAGCACACCTAGATCATCTACCCTGCCGCCGGCCAAAATCAGTGCCAATATGTCTTTCATGGTTATAAACCCTTATGTCCCGTTACCGTATCCATACATAGTCCTTGCGGATCCACCCGGTCTCGTTATCACCATCGATTATCTTGAGCCATGCCCCCTTCTTCTTGAGTATCCTGGCAGAATAATATTTTTCCATGGGTTTCCCGAACCGTTTCCCATACTGTACGCCTGGACCTGTCCGTACGTTCACTCCCTCTGTGTTTACAACAGCACAACGGTATTTGCTTGTTAAAAGATTCCTGTATATCCAGAGGACCGTACTGTCCACGTCCTTAACCGCATACCAGTTGCCTGACAGGGACATGCCTACCTTTTCAAAGGGCATATATTTGTACA
This Syntrophorhabdaceae bacterium DNA region includes the following protein-coding sequences:
- a CDS encoding sugar phosphate nucleotidyltransferase, which produces MRKTLTILLAGGVGSRLNILVRLRAKPAVPFGGIYRIIDFTLSNIANSGLTRVAVLTQYKPLSLMDHIGDGSAWDLSGRTRSIKILPPKTGEQDWDWYKGTADAVRQNLDFITSARDYSNVLILSGDHIYAMDYSPLVEFHRDHNAKVTIGMIQVPKEETHNFGIGIIDGKHRIINWEEKPKQARSTLASMGIYVFDKDYLVAMLKKTSKADFGHHIIPKAMREGNVYAYPFKGYWKDVGTIQAYWDANMDLLDSRSHLNPEAWRTKTNIISEGPSYDRPPIRITAEAEVLNSAVSPGCVIRGRVQHSALSPGVIVEKGAFIKDSVIMHDTVIKSGASVNRCIIDKRVVIGRNCALGIGNPENVNTEFPEQLNSGITLIGKWAEIPDEAKIGTNCIVYPMAAKTDFNVLSFQDGSTIKNLKTA
- a CDS encoding SH3 domain-containing protein; protein product: MKISRILIGVFFAFILCSSTLDALCVKVTKANLRTGPGTNYEVGWTVYKYMPFEKVGMSLSGNWYAVKDVDSTVLWIYRNLLTSKYRCAVVNTEGVNVRTGPGVQYGKRFGKPMEKYYSARILKKKGAWLKIIDGDNETGWIRKDYVWIR
- a CDS encoding glucose-1-phosphate adenylyltransferase, whose protein sequence is MKDILALILAGGRVDDLGVLTFFRPKSILPFGGLYRIIDFPMSNLMRSGIGRVGILSQYRPFHLMEHISNGAPWGMVGRKRFATILPPFTGMGESDWYKGTADAVYQNLDFIRRNKPDLILILSGDHVYRMDYRDIIEFHREKRADLTVAFTKVPREGAHRFGLGLIQEEDARGGRLLKYVEKPDQPAFDWASLTIYVFRPEILIEALEVNSRASSHEFGRDIIPALLKQYKVYGFKHSGYWGYTRTPQEYWETSMDLLGNNPKLAIDSWAVVTNLAHRDIQDRQPAFIGSSAIIKNSLLYSGCRIKGTVINSILFPGVEIDDGAVVKDSILFFDTKIGRNAKIMRTIADDEVRTGRNVSVGDTHAGKLCIIGRGTDIPEDIAISHGVTVFPNLGPGHFTGGHYKPGDIIQ